The nucleotide window GCCGGGTCACCGGGAGTACAGGTGACACTACGtgacaagagtttaaaataaattttgacttaagtttgatagtttgaaaggttctgaaataatttatttatttatttatttatttgtggttttatatgtgtaagcacttggttttctgtttgaccttcttttatttgattttctttattaatgtttaaattaaatgtttaagtatgcatatataacgttTAGCTTCTGCTTACTGAGTTGACGGCTTACCCCTCGTCATTAACATTTTTGCAGATTAAAGATGTCATAAAGTGTGAGTTTCTGTTTAGCTTTggggaataaagaataaaagaagttaGCTGGGAAGATTggctaagagaaaaaaaaaaataataaattagtttagtaactatttgattgtatgttttgtttgaaagatttttgtttttcatgtttttttgtggttgaaaaactttgtattcaagatttgactttatttaagggatttatgAAGTCTTTTGAaatcatatgttttattatagttttggggTGTTACAAGTACCTACATAAACAAGCACAAGTGCGTCCTCTGCTAAGTTTCTATCGGCGTGCAACCTTGCCAATCTGAAACTGCCCAcctgtttgtgatattgataatgcatcTAATTAACATTGCAGTAAGGATTTTGATCGCTGCTATTTCcaggaaaattttaatgaatcaaaattcaacagactataaattgaaaaaaatatctaaacctCATCACCTTATCTGCTTTTCTTTTCCTGCTACAATTCCATGCTCTGCATTCCCCTTCATTTTTTGTTACCATTTTCTGATGTGAAACCAAAGAAACTATGTTGTGATTATGGTAAGGGGGCTCAAGACattcaaaaaagaagaaagtattttacatccaaatattgttcaaatagtataaatatttacaattgaattgaattattacaTAAACATGCCAAACTCTTGCATTGGTAGGAAATGaactttaatcaatataaaattaatgttaaatttgattctaattataaaaatttcatgaaCAAGATGCAAACCAGTATGCATTGCAGAATCATGTCTCAGTTGATGTATTTCAGGTAATCCTCCTGCTCTTACTTCTACTACAATTAATTACACTTCAGATTTTATCAATCTCTagataattaaatcaaagttcaTTTGTTATAGAAAAGACGGCTCAACCTAACTAAACCCACCACATTGATGGAAAATGGGACACCTAGCAAACAACAGTAACAAAAGTTATGATAGGAGAGAAAAGCAGCACATACCACTGCCATGAGCACACTTCTTTGTCGAACTCAAGGTGTTAGGGCTGTGGAAAATGGTATTGATAGGGAGCCTAATGCCGTTGATTTTAACGGGAAGATCTTCCTTGGCCTTTTAGAAAAGTAAAGATAATTGTGAGGGTGTCtctacaaaaaatatatatatataaggcaaAACTAGCATTTAGGTTgcaatatctttaaaaaaactattaaaaagaaAGCCCAGAGCCAGCCAGATATCCCCttactttcaataaaatttaaaaaaaaaaacccttagaCTTGCAAAATTATCGTTAATTCCCTTGTAGAATTGCTTCCCTTCCTAAGAGCTATATCATATCAGCAAGAGTGTAGAAATTTCAGTACCTAGATTATGACAAGAGTCTCCTTGCTAAATTGCCACTTGCgttttgatattgataatgcattatcaattaccaaaaaaaaaaaaaagatcatgcacaatcaaaaaaatatttagttggtattcttttctttttaggaaAAAATCAATGGAAATTATTGATGAACATGATTCACGCCTTTATAACGTATTGCAAAAtaagtctcttcttcttcttcgaattcaaaaacaaaggaaaaattgaagatacaatcacaagtataaaaaaatttttaacttactataaaatataactactcaaacaagaataataatttgttattgaattaGTGATATATGATTCATACCATTTAGTTGAACCTTGCTAATTctcttgaaaaacaaatcagacTTCCAGACAGTTTATgactaattaaataaacatattttaagaagACAATAGCAATTAttgtgtaaaaattattttcaaaaacaatttattaaaaaaataataacggTTTAAATTAAGAACTAATTAATTCACACACCTGAACAAATCTTTGTACAGTAGGGTTAAGGTTATGGATCCATTGTCCTCCTATCTTAATCAATGGATGTATCACAACATTGTTGAGCTTTGGTGTTAGTTGTTCTCCATAACCAAAGGTCTTCATTATCGGACATCTATAAATCTTAAGTGTATATAAAACTGGTACATATCCCCAGTTTTGAATGCCGCATTCAAGAGGCAACTCCCTGTACTCCATGTCAatcttttcaaatgtttttatgTGCTTACTCACAAAGCTGCAATTGTAAATActgtaattaatttaactttgcaGATAGCCATTTTAGTGCTCATATCGACTAcgaaattactatttttgtaACTATTCAAGTACCTGACTGGAAATACAAGAAGACTCTTAACACCTTTCTAGTCGAGCTCAATGAGAACTTCAACATTGTCGAGCTTCAACCATTGGTGTAAGCGCCCAACctaatgatggaaaaaaatataagagatcaAGAAAGTCCATAACCAACAGTTGCGACAGTACACACAGACAAGAAAgataaatctaaaacttatGAAACTGGGTTTTACTGTCAAACCTAGCATGTCAAAGTATGATTTTTGCCAAATCCACAGCTTTTCAAGTTCTGCACTCCTCCATCTGGTCTTATGGATCACTAGCATTCTCCACATAGCTGACTGGTGCTTCATGGGCACTAAAGAATTTCATTACCTATAGTTCCACatataaaagtcaaagaaaagttgTAGAGATTAATCCCATCAGATATCCACAACCCAGGCAAGtcaaactttaatatatatactgaattttgtgctgcaaaagaatcatatacaGGAAGAGTATTTCCAGAAATTTAAATGCACTTCATCAGGCTTAGGGAATTTCTCCAGCGCTTTCTGAATCATGTCATCCAATTGTTGATACCAGGGCCCATATGATAGAAACAGGCAGCcttgatatatatgcatcttACCTGGCATattattctcactcagaaatggtttatgatataaaaattaatttaccaCAGGCAAGCAATTAGAGAATATACTAAAACAGAAGCAGCACCTAAATATTCTCTCCAGCAGACAGATTCTTGACCCAGTAGTAGAAATAGAGACTGTGGATAAATCCTCTTCTGAAACAAAGTGAGTTTCATCTAATTTAAGCTAGGAACACCATCTTCTCTTTTGATGCAAACATCCACCTTTTATTCTTTCTTGTTCATGACTATTTCTTCTATATTTTATCATCAAGTCATTTGAGCTAACAAGTAATGTAATAATGAGAATACATTGATGGCAATTTGTTAACATACCTGTTTTCAGGCTTGTTTTCCCCTAAATTTTGCATTACAAATTTCGACCAAATGAATGTTTTCTTTATACTCTATGTTCAAAAACAATAGAATTGTATCAGTATGACAAATGAAATTGGCATTAGAGCTATATCAGCAAGAGTGAGGGAATTCAGTGCCTTAATTAAAAGAGCGTATGACAAGTGTCTCTTCTGCTAAGTTTCCAGCAGCATGCAACCTTGCCACACTGAAATTGCCCACCTGTTTGTGATAGTGATAATTCATAATCATCAATATTGAAGTAAGGATTTTATTCCTTGCTATTTCtaggaaaaatttaatgaataaaaattcaacAGTATAAATTGCAAATGATATCTAAAACCTCTTCAGCTTGTCTGCTTTTCCTTTTCTGCTACAATTCCATGCCCTGTACTCCCCTGCATTTTCTGTTACAATTTTCACATGTGAATCTAAACAAACTATTTTGTTGTGGTATCAAgccattgaagaaagaaaaaagcatTTTACACCTAAATATTGtacaaatagtataaatatttgcaattcaattgaattcataCAAACCATTGCCATGAGTGCACTTCTTTGTCGAACTCAAAGTGTTAAGGTTGCAGCAGATGGTATCGACAGGAGGCCTAACGCCTTTGATTTTAACAGGAAGATCTTCCTTGGCCTTTAAGAAAAGTAAAGATAATTGTGTGGGTGTctttgcaaaaataaatataaggtaaaactatcatttaggttgcaatatattttaaaaaatattaaaaagataaccCAGAGCCAGCCAGATGTCCCCttactttcaataaaatttttaaaaaaagaccCTCATACTTGTAAAATTAACGTTAAGGCCATTGCAGACTTGCTTCCCATCCTAAGAGCTATATCATATCAGCAAGAGTGTAGAAATTTCACTACCTAGATTGTGACAATAGTCTCCTTGCTAAATTGCCAACTGTGTTTTGACATTGACAATGCATAATaagttaaccaaaaaaaaaaaagataatgcaccatcaaaaatatatagttggtattcctttttctttttggaaaaaATCAATGGAAATTATTGATGAACATGATTCACACATTTATAACGCATTTCAAAAtaagtctcttcttcttcttcttcgaattcaaaaataaaagaaaaattatttagtgataaaaGATTCATACCATTTAGTTGAACCTCCCTAATTCtcctgaaaaacaaatcagacTTTTAGACAGTTTATaactaactaaataaacatattttaagaagAAAGTAGCTATTGTCgcgtaaaaattattttcaaacacaatttattaaacaaatgaTAATTGTTTACAATCAACAACTAATTAATTCACATACCTGAACGAATCTTTATACTGTAGGGTCCAGGTTATACATTCATTGTCCTCCTATCTTAATCAATGGATGTATCATAACACTGATTAAGATAGGAGGACATCCATAATCAAAGGTCTTCATTATTAGACATCCATAAATCTTAAGTGTATATAAAACTGGTACACTTCCCCAGTTTTGAAGTGCATTTAAGAGATAATTCTCTGTGCTCCATGTCAATCTTTTCAAGACTATGTGCTTACTCATAAAGCTGCAATTGTAAATACTATAATCAATTTAACCTTGTGGATATCCATTTTGGCAGAGCTACAAGGAGCTCTTAACACCTTTCTGGCAGAGCTCAATGAAAACTTCATCATTGTCGGGCTTCAATCATTGTACAGGCCCTACTGgactaacaaaacaaaaaaagggaaCGAAATGAATATTCCAAGGAATTAACCAACAAAACATTATAGTGCCCAACCTAATggtggaaaaaaatattagagatcAAGAAAGTCAATAAACAACAGTTGCGACAGTACTCATAATTACGGGCAGGCAAGGAAGATGAATCTAAAACTTATGAAACTGGGTTTTACTGTCAAACCTGGCTTGTTAGAGTGTGATTGTTGCCGAATCCACAGCTTTTCAAGTTCTGCACTCCTCTGTCTGGTCTTTTTATGGATCACTAGCATTCTCAACATAACTGACTGGTACTCCATGGGCACTAAAGAATTTCATTACCTGCAGTTCCacatataaaagtcaaattttaacatatatatatatatatatatatataaatacacacacacatacatatactgatttttgtgctgcaaaagaatcatatacaGGAAGAGTATTTCCAGAAATTTAAATGCACCTCATCAGGCTTAGGTAATTTCTCCAACGCTTTCTGAATCACGTCATCCAATTGTTGATACTAGGGCCCAAATGATAGAAACAGGCAGCCTTGATATATATGCATCCTACCTGGCATATGattctcactcagaaatggtttatgatataaaaattaatttactacaGGCAAGCAATCAAAGAATGTACTAAAACAGAAGCAGCACCTAATATATTCTCTCCAGCAGACAGATTCTTAACCCAGTTGTAGAAATAGAGAACTGTGGGTAAATCCTCTTCTGAAACAAAGTGAGTTTGATCTTATTTAAGCTAGGAACACCATCCTCTCTGTTGATGCAAACATCCGCCTTTCCTCCTTTCTTGTTCATGATTATTTCTTCTATATTGGATCATTAAGTCATTTGAGCTTACAAGTAATGTAATAATGAGAATACATTGATGGCAATTTGTTAACAAACCtgttttcaagcttgttttcccctaaattttgcatcacaaatttcaaccaaataaaTCTTTTGTTAATAATCGATgctcaaaaagaaaagaattgtagcagtatgacaaattaaattGGCATTAGAGCTGTATCAGCAAGAGTGAGAGAGTTCAGTACCTTAATTAAACGAGCATATGACAAGTGTCTCATCTGCTAAGTTTCCATCAGCATGCAACCTTGCCACACTGAAATTGCCCAcctgtttgtgatattgataatgcataatcattaatattgaaGTAAGGATTTTATTCCTTGCTATTTCtaggaaaaatttaatgaataaaaatacaacagtataaattacaaatgatACCTAAAACCTCTTCAGCTTGTCTGCTTTTCCTTTTCTGCTACAATTCCATGCCCTGTACTCCCCTGCATTTTCTGTTACAATTTTCACATGTGAATCTAAACAAACTATTTTGTTGTGGTATCAAGCCATTGAAGAAAGAAACAGAACCCTTAAGCCTACAGTATAGTTTGTAAAAGAAAACAGAGAATCTACggtattataaaagaaaaaagtgcaCCACATACCACTGCCATGAGCACACTTCTTTGTCGAACTCAAAGCCTTTAGGGTTGCGGCAGATGGTATCGACGGGAAGCCTAAGGCCGTTGATTTTAACAGGAAGATCTTCCTTCGCCTTTAAGTAAAAAGTAAAGGTGATTGTAGGGATCAGTTcgtgaaaaaataaaggtaaaactaCCATTTCGGTtacaacaaatttataatattaaaaaaatcctaGATCCGGCCACGTGCACCCTcactttgaataaaattatcaaaagccCTCTATACTTGTAAAATTATCGTTAATTTCCCCTGTAGAATTGcttccctttttttctttttttttttaattaagtaattaattaaaaattttcacaagaGTGACAGAGGTTGAACTCAGGACTTTCCTTCTCTTTTATCACTAAGTAGGCCTTAGAGTGAGGGAATTTCAGTACCTTGATTAAACGAGCTTATGAAACATGTCTCGCTACTAGCTTTCCATCAATCTTGTCATTGTCTCAGTTAGGTGttcactttttcttcttcttcttctttttcttcttcttctatattTCAAACAACAGAGACATAATAGAAGCAGTgtttttaagaattcaaaattcgaagatgtaattataaatataaaatctttaaattactcaaacaagaataataatttgttattgaattagtgatacatgattcataccatttaGTTGTTCCCTTGCGATTTTCTCCTGCAAAACCAATcacaatttttagattattaatgTCATACAACtaactaaacatattttaagaagacaatacaatttattcaaaaatatttacaattgtttACACTCAACAATTATCTAATTCACATACTTGTTCTTCTATGAACAATTGCTCAACTGTGGAGTTCAGGTTACCCAACCATCGTGCTCTGGTAGAACTCATCATAACTTTGTTGAGCTTTGGTGTCAGTTGTTCTCCATAACCAAAAATCTTCATATTTGGACATTTTATTATCATAAGTTTCTCCAAAACAGGAAATTCAATAGAATATGAGCTTGAGCTAAAACAACCAATGCTACTTAGCTGTACAAGCTTCAATTCGGACAAACTAGGAAAAACAATCTTCTTTGCTAATGATGATGATACTTCCTCATTTGTGACTATTTCTTCCAATGCTGAgcaatcatatattttaagtttCCAGAGCTTCACAAGGCTTTTGACTATGGAGGGGGTGAAGaggctttttaatttattgcaactaaaaatatatatagaagttAAGTTTCCCAAACTTGGGGAGGTTGTGGTGAGATCTTTCCTTGGTGGTAttatttcctcttcttctctcatTATGAAAATCTCCTCTAAATTGTCACAACTACATATCTCCATTTCTTCCAAACAAATTAGACTCTGCAACAAATCTTGTGAAAATATCTTAACTAACTTTGGGCACatccataattttattctcttcAAGTTGCAAAGGTTTATGTATTGAGTTTCACCTTTCCATATATGTGTCATGTTTGGCAGATATTTCAAATATAGTTCCTTTAATGACGAAAGCAACTTTGTTTTTCCATATGTCACCTTAAGCACTTCACAATCAAATACATATACCATTGATTTACACCAGCCTACTTCTAAATATTCCGTTTGTTCAATTACCAAATTCTTTAGGCAATTAATCAATCCTGAAATCATAACCTTATCATCATTTGACATCAacaattttcttgaatattcttttgAACCAATCATGAAGTTGACCTTTTCAAAACGTCCTACACCACCTATTATTATTGCAaagtttgataagtttttgaacggcacatcattatcaattaaGAAATTCAAGTTTGGGATAATAATTTTCAAGCTAGTCAATCTAGACAAAGATTGTAACTCAGCAAGCTTTGCATTGTTTCTCAAACCCCCCTCATCTCCTTCAGAATCCCAATGctcaaaactttttaaaacataCAACTCCTCCAATTTACACAGAGAAGATATGACACCATGTGCTATTCGTGCAAGCTCTTCACAACCGTTCAAATCTAATAACCTCAAATGAATTAATTGACTGAAAGATATTGGGATCTCCCTAACATTAGAATCATTAAGGCTAAAAATTTCTAGTTTACTTAGTTGCCCGATAATAGATAGGTCGCCTAACTCGCAACCATTAAGATACAATGTTCTAAGATTTGCCAGCAAAGAAAGTGACTCTGGTAGTGGCAATAATTGAGTTTTACTCAAGTCTAAAACTCTAAGATCTTTCATGccttgaaaaaaattgttagggAAAACCATTTTAGAATTTCCCTGCAACAGTAAAGATTGTAACTTTGGGCATTCCATCATATCTGACACTTCTTTAATATCATTTGACATTAATGAGATACATGTGAGATCTTCATATGTATCTCTGTTTGGCCACTTTTTTAGACCAGTGCCAGCTTTGACCAAGAATATTTGATTGTACTTAGGTGCTATTATATGTGCAACATCACGTACAACATCATGCAATTTTACATACTCTTCCATATTGTACCGATGTTTTCcataaatcaagagaaaagaagaggtcaacGTACTTACAATAGCGTGAACTCTGTGCCTAACATCCTTCATTGTCTCAACATTTTTGAACCACCTCAAAGCCACTCCATATGTAACTAAAACTTCAATTGGGATTTCAAAATCCTCTGAAAACACGCTACAAAAGAAGAACAATGATTTTGCATCATCGCTTTCTAGATATTTGATGCTCAACTCTAAAGATGAAATCACACTTCTTTGCATCCCTGGGATATCTGTATAAGCAGACATTTTTAGTTGTCGTGCTACATCTTTCCACACATGctcatttttgttctttaatgtcTTTGCTATTGTCACAATTGCAAGTGGCAAGCCATTACATTCAGCAACTACATCTTTTGCGATTGAGCTTCTGATAGAATTTTCAACATCCATTCCAACGTGCTCCTTGAATAGCTCCCACGATTCCTGTTCTGATAAAGTTTTGACTATATATGTTTTGTCACAATCCATTTCATCGCACACATTTTCACTTCGAGAGGTAAGCACAATCTTACAACCTCCGTGATCCTTCCCAAAAGGAATACCAATCTCGGCCAATTCAATTTCTCCCCAAACATCATCCAATATCATGAGAATTCGTTTCTCCTGCTTAATTCTCTGCCACAAGGAACTTGCTCGTGCTGATTCAGGAATATCCGACAATGATTTCAGATCTAGCTTGTAAGCAATTGCTTTTTGAATTTCCATGATATTTGGGGTTTGAGACACAACTACAAAAACTACTGAATCATACAACTTCTCTTCCTCAGCTTGTTTGCCAACTTGTTTCACCAGAGTGGTTTTACCCACACCCCCCATCCCACAAATTCCAATTATGCTGACCTTGTCATCTTTCAAGGCCTccataatttcattcttgattgattCTCTGGATTCAAAAATTCCAGAAAATCCAACAGTTGGAACGATAATGCTTGAAGGGGGAAGAGCAGGCTGAGATATAGCTTGAAATGTTCCACCTTCTTGGAGCTGAGTGATCACCGTTATCTTCTGCTTTGCCACCTTGCTGAACCGGTAACGTGATCGGACATTAATGCACCACCCTTTGAAGCACATCTTGTTCACGTTGCCTTCATCTTCAAAAAACTTTTCTGCTTCTGCAGAGACATCATCAACTTTAGATATCCAGGTTTGGACATCAGGTAAGATAATTCCTCTGTTTCTTTCAGCAGCATCAATTTTCAATTGCATGCTGTCTCTGGTAGCCTTGAGTTGCTGAGCTTGATTTCGTAATGCTTCGATGTTGTCATTGTAGTTAAGCAGGTAGCCAATCTGGCGGCCTGCTGCATCGAACAAGCGGCTGAAAATAATTTCAGAAATTGAACTAACAGATGAAGTAACAATTTCCATGCTGTAAATTTTATTAGGTTTTTGATATTGTGTTATTGTGTTAACGACCACTAGAATTATTGTGTTAATGCGGTTCCTCGTGCTCACAGGGTCAACCATACCATGACCTGTCAAAAAGCAGGACTTGAGGGCATGTTAGCCAAGGACATCACAAGACCCTAGGTCTCTCAGTTGCTTGACTGTCTTACAGGCCGAATCCAAAGACCCTCAACACAGTCAACACATCTCATGGGCTTGGCACGGTCCACAATTTTGCGAGTCGTGTCATCGCGAGCAATGCTTTTTTTGAGGGGTAGAGCCCCTGGACACGGCTAGCTTGATATGAAATTTCCATGAGTCATCCATGCAGGCACCTCTACATTGACTTGCAACAACAGcagaatttcaaaattcttgCTTGACTAAAGAATGCACAATTACTATTAATGTAATAGCGATTCAAGCAACGTGTGAATGCGAAATAGATATGTCCAAATTTTCAGAACAATCTTTTAAAATCGTTGTCCTAATCAAGATTTGTGTGAAAGTTTGAATCCAAAAGTTGGTAGGTAGCGTAAGTTGATGAAGCAATTTCTACGAAACGTTGACGAGCGTGTTATGAGATCCTccacagaagaaaaaaaaaaactccctCACCAACAAAGaactattattttcttaaaaaataaaataaaatcaaattttttattagagatatatAACATATTCAATACCCAAAAGCTACGTGgtattttataaacatattaattataattataataatttgattaggACGTAAGGAATTACATAATCAAGGGCAGTATTATTTGTAAGGCCAAATGACActttcccaccaaaggtttggtGCAACTTAACTTttcaatttatcaattataaaaaatataaatacttaccgctctattaaattttactattactatcaatggtaaaattgttatttaataaaaatatttaaaaaattaaaaatttatcacatttccacCTTCaagtttaaaactaataaattttctctacttaaaatttaaaaaactttattttcccTAGAGTTTTCCAGTACATTGCCAGAGGTCAAAGATGGTGGCGTTCTCCCTCTCTCTCAGCTTTTCTCTTAATCGCACTCCATTTTCAAACATTATTAGCCAACAAAGACGAATCATCCGTTTCTCGATGAAGACAAATCGTTCGTCTCTTAAAGAAGACGAATTGCATCTTCGTCTTTATTGACTACTTTCCTAAGTCCATGATAGCTGGGAATAGaatgggagggagagagaacgtAGCCATTGCCGCCATTAGACGTCGACaatgataattgaaaaaatcatagaagaaaatattcattttttaaactttaaatagggatattcattatattttttaatttaagagaaaaatatgataaatttttaatttttttaaatatttttatttttgataataacgGTGAAATTTAATAAGattgattaatatttgaatttttaataattaattgatgagAAATTGCATTGTCCaaagccttgggtgggaaatagttatttggcctattTGTAAAAGCATGACGCGGCGATTGATGTTAATATCCAGGAAGGTGTGAGTTAGCTAGCGGTTGCAGTACAGCCACCTAATACATCTCTTATAATACTTCTATCCTTTGCCTTTTGTGGTAGAATTGATTCCCCACCAcaatcaggaaaaaaaaaaaaaactgtctcATTACAACAATTTGGTAATGGAAACCAGCTCAGGTCTTGCacaagtattattatattaagcatgaattattaattaattaataacaaagtTTAGCTTTCGCAAGAGCACTTAATAAAGCTAATGCTACTTTGCCTAgtttaatcttcattttccactactttgaattataaaataattaaagatagaAATGTTTAAAGATAAGGacaagattaaaataataataataataataatttgaaaaaaaaaggttaaaaattataatatttaaaacaattaagcTATCacgaaataatattatttcatatgatAATAGACAAAATGAAATTCTTGTAATAATTGGTTAagataattcaaatcgaattaggTTCCATAGTTAAACTAGAACAAACCATAGACTACCCAACTTTCGAGTTGgattgaaccaaattatgcaaGTGCAAATGAGTTAATCAGTAATGAAATagcgaaattaaaaaaaggcagGGAAAAGAGATTGCAATGGAGACTCACaatatgaagatgaagatggatgaACAAGCAGAATTAAGAAAAGGCAGGGAAAAGAGATTGCAATGGAGACTCACcatatgaagatgaagataaatgaaagtaaaatttagtctccaaaatctaaaaagtaaaaaaggttaaagaactcattcaaaatccttcaacaccaaattttctattgtacttcaattttttttttcatattttcaaatgagaTGCTTGAAGAGTTCAATCTCTACAGTGGTAGCAGTGTGCATAGACtacaaaattgattattattagattttgagtagaatcaaatttgaatattagttgatttaattttaatttgattccaCAACCGATAGTTTgaaattgagtttgtttgaaaatattgttaaagattatcaacataacaaataacgtcattaataaaataaataatatcaataactGATGAATAATATCGttgacataataaaaaaatattatcagacAGAGTTTTAAactatactcaaaataaattatctaattgaatttttggttttttggataatttatcaaattgaaattttaatttgaattcaacctaGAATCAAACCATACAATTAGTAAAGTTGAAGTATTTTTTGGGTAAATccaaattgagttaaactttttttaatgaaaaagaacaagactaaaatgataataatttgaaaaataaagtacCAAAGaaacatttgaaataattgGACTAATGTTAAGTCTTTCTCCTACAGTAACTTCTGTTTTGTCAAAGTCCATTTGACCTAAAAACGTACAGTAGCAGACCTTACTTTTAAGCTGGAAACCACTAACACAACCTGTAATCATGCCTTCTGACTTTAAATTTTGTGGAGGAGACCC belongs to Mangifera indica cultivar Alphonso chromosome 2, CATAS_Mindica_2.1, whole genome shotgun sequence and includes:
- the LOC123209289 gene encoding disease resistance protein UNI-like isoform X1 — encoded protein: MVDPVSTRNRINTIILVVVNTITQYQKPNKIYSMEIVTSSVSSISEIIFSRLFDAAGRQIGYLLNYNDNIEALRNQAQQLKATRDSMQLKIDAAERNRGIILPDVQTWISKVDDVSAEAEKFFEDEGNVNKMCFKGWCINVRSRYRFSKVAKQKITVITQLQEGGTFQAISQPALPPSSIIVPTVGFSGIFESRESIKNEIMEALKDDKVSIIGICGMGGVGKTTLVKQVGKQAEEEKLYDSVVFVVVSQTPNIMEIQKAIAYKLDLKSLSDIPESARASSLWQRIKQEKRILMILDDVWGEIELAEIGIPFGKDHGGCKIVLTSRSENVCDEMDCDKTYIVKTLSEQESWELFKEHVGMDVENSIRSSIAKDVVAECNGLPLAIVTIAKTLKNKNEHVWKDVARQLKMSAYTDIPGMQRSVISSLELSIKYLESDDAKSLFFFCSVFSEDFEIPIEVLVTYGVALRWFKNVETMKDVRHRVHAIVSTLTSSFLLIYGKHRYNMEEYVKLHDVVRDVAHIIAPKYNQIFLVKAGTGLKKWPNRDTYEDLTCISLMSNDIKEVSDMMECPKLQSLLLQGNSKMVFPNNFFQGMKDLRVLDLSKTQLLPLPESLSLLANLRTLYLNGCELGDLSIIGQLSKLEIFSLNDSNVREIPISFSQLIHLRLLDLNGCEELARIAHGVISSLCKLEELYVLKSFEHWDSEGDEGGLRNNAKLAELQSLSRLTSLKIIIPNLNFLIDNDVPFKNLSNFAIIIGGVGRFEKVNFMIGSKEYSRKLLMSNDDKVMISGLINCLKNLVIEQTEYLEVGWCKSMVYVFDCEVLKVTYGKTKLLSSLKELYLKYLPNMTHIWKGETQYINLCNLKRIKLWMCPKLVKIFSQDLLQSLICLEEMEICSCDNLEEIFIMREEEEIIPPRKDLTTTSPSLGNLTSIYIFSCNKLKSLFTPSIVKSLVKLWKLKIYDCSALEEIVTNEEVSSSLAKKIVFPSLSELKLVQLSSIGCFSSSSYSIEFPVLEKLMIIKCPNMKIFGYGEQLTPKLNKVMMSSTRARWLGNLNSTVEQLFIEEQEKIAREQLNEEEEKEEEEEKVNT
- the LOC123209289 gene encoding probable disease resistance protein At1g61190 isoform X2; this translates as MVDPVSTRNRINTIILVVVNTITQYQKPNKIYSMEIVTSSVSSISEIIFSRLFDAAGRQIGYLLNYNDNIEALRNQAQQLKATRDSMQLKIDAAERNRGIILPDVQTWISKVDDVSAEAEKFFEDEGNVNKMCFKGWCINVRSRYRFSKVAKQKITVITQLQEGGTFQAISQPALPPSSIIVPTVGFSGIFESRESIKNEIMEALKDDKVSIIGICGMGGVGKTTLVKQVGKQAEEEKLYDSVVFVVVSQTPNIMEIQKAIAYKLDLKSLSDIPESARASSLWQRIKQEKRILMILDDVWGEIELAEIGIPFGKDHGGCKIVLTSRSENVCDEMDCDKTYIVKTLSEQESWELFKEHVGMDVENSIRSSIAKDVVAECNGLPLAIVTIAKTLKNKNEHVWKDVARQLKMSAYTDIPGMQRSVISSLELSIKYLESDDAKSLFFFCSVFSEDFEIPIEVLVTYGVALRWFKNVETMKDVRHRVHAIEKIAREQLNEEEEKEEEEEKVNT